GAGCAGTCCATATTTTCTATCAGAGTCACAAAGGCGCGTGGCGTGAGGAAGGAAGTAATTTTTAGTCAGAACTCTGTTTGAAATGCGGTGTATTTTATTCCGATGGCACGTATTCCTCGTGTGATTTCCGCGAGCCAAAGCATGTTACTGCGTTTTGGAGATCCATTGGACGAGCGGCAAAACAGCGCGGAAAATGGCCTTCGCTGATTTGTTTGGTATCGCAAGACGAATCGCGTCGGAAAAGGGGACTTCTCGTATTCTAAACAGATTATAATTTATAACATTATAATttttctatcaactgagttgagacGCTGAgttggccgccgtaaagagaTTGTAAAGCTCACGTTTCAAGCGTTGACTAAACGCGATTCGCtttgacgaggggctaacgttGGAAGCGCTAGCTTCAGAAACCCTTTAAGGTGaccaatttacactatcaacttagttgataaaaccaaattatttcgCAATACCCtcaaccgacgcagcaccacagtttctctggaaacttaccccctttaaacAGACTTGATTGAGTTGAAAGTGTACACTGATAATCTGATGACAAATGCAGTAGCTTCCCCTATTGATTACTACGAACTATTAAATCTCACTTTTTCCAATTTGTACCTGGTTTTCCTCTTGAATACGagcaaattttccttgttcGAGAAGGAACATTTCATTTCTGAGGAGAAATAGAAAGAGTTTAATACCATTCACCACAAATCCACTTACCAGTaataaaacaaacgaacaaagagACAATACACCTAAGATGCTATATGATATGAGCTATGCggattaagaaaaaaagtgcTTATACCTGACTGAATCAACTAGGCCTTTAAATTTCACTTCAAGCCTTTCCTGGAAATGAAAGGAACACAATATTACAGAACCATAGCTATACATAACTACTGCattcacaaaatgaaataagacTCAAGCAAATAGATTCAAAGCCCAGAAGAAAGTGAACTtcaacaaagtttttttctgatCTGAGtactgaaagggaaaaaaagaaaattgagatttatcatttttcttttggagaCCCAATTTCACAGTTCTGATTTGGATATCACATCCAAAAAGCCTTCTTATGCATAACTTCAGTAATTATGACTGGTGTTCCTCTCCTTGAAGATGAGGATGTCATCATACTGAATGAGGAACAAAGCTCTATTATTATGGACAGAACAATTAGTAATTTGCTAATGCTGTGGGTGTTCAAATcctttacagcctaacatcagcatgaatattctccatactgaagattttagatatatgaaaattcacatatttgcactgcggtggaaagatgaaattagaagatcctcgcagctaagaacactactgaaactagtagttgtaagtaggacctgaaaaaaaattttttcaggcccgtacgggatttgaacccatgacctctgcgataccggtgcagcgctctaccaattgagctaacaagccaactgggagctggtcaatgaattgggtacaaataaacatccgaatgaatttgtacccaattcattgaccagctcccagttggcttgttagctcaattggtagagcgctgcaccggtatcgcagaggtcatgggttcaaatcccgtacgggcctgaaaaaattttttttcaggtcctacttacaactactagtttcagtagtgttcttagctgcgaggatcttctaatttcatctttccaccgcagtgcaaatatgtgaattttcatatatctaaaatcttcattcactcggatgtttatttgtacccaattcattgaccagctcccagttggcttgttagctcaattggtagagcgctgcaccggtatcacagaggtcatgggttcaaatcccgtacgggcctgaaaaaatttttttcaggtcctacttacaactactagtttcagtagtgttcttagctgcgaggatcttctaatttcatcattctccatactgttctctatacattttcttgttctgggatgatattgtaaggagaaatcagatgctagtcactctttgaggtgaaagggttaatgcaaGAAGTAGCTACTATCTTGTGGCCTGAGGGAATATTCAATttgttccccccccccctcccataaGAACATTGACACCCTCAAAAATGAGAATTGAGTCACACTGACAGTTCTTATGTCGCAACCCGACTGTACTCACCTGATCAATTTTTGACACAGTGCTATTTGTTACACTAAGAACACTTGATGTGATTATATCTACCAAAGATGTTGTCAAGCTCTCAGCTTGTGCTTCTGTAAATCCTGAAAGAACatggtttaaaagaaaattaaaggaaaaacatttatgCAGTAAAATAGCCTGTGGGTAAGCTAAGCTCATATAGGCTGCAACAGGAGtggctagaaaaaaaaaaacaagaaatgatgGCTGAGAGGATCTTAGCTTTTGTGTCAGGCTCCTTGCAGGCCCAGCTGTCAACTTTGCCTTTTGTACCACAAGCCTTGTCATAGGCTTCTTACAAGCTAGTGACAAAGTGTCTTCCACAATGGTAGCTTGTTGAAAGAATAATTGCTACCCTACATATCATAATATCATACAATTTACAGTCAATTCCTACCTATAATTTCTTCAAAGCTTCAAGTCAGAGGGCAAATTTAGTCATCTTCCAACAGTTTAATCTTGATTAGTCTtgacaaattttccaaaaacctTAGCAGATAATAAGCCTATACCATTTGTAGCACATTTTTTCACATCCCTTGCAAGGCTACTTTCCTGATCCTTGAAGACCCTTGATACACCCTACATTCATTAATGAGCGTCATGTAATGCTACAATTCCTATATGTAGCAACCAGCAGATCATCAACTCTATAACACAACAACTGTACAACACTaccatttgctctgatgaagggcttaAACTTGAAATGTCTGAAACTcattatggtggccaatttgcataATCagatcagttgataatactaataaaATTACCCTATGTAAAATGACAACATACTGCTAACTATATTCAATTGTGATATGTCACAACTgagcaaaaatgaaaagttaatttaatgCAGAGAGTCATTATTAATAACCTTATAGATTCCTATAAAAAGAGCATGCATCGCTAGACATTTGGGAAGTGTAATTGACTGATTAACTAACCATTCTCCTGGAGTCTTCTGACCAGCCTGTGAGtatcaaaatgaaaactaaCCCCGCTGGGTGTGATGTACGAAGAGTTTGAACTCGATCTTTTCCAGCAGCCCTTGCCTGCAATAAAAGAGCATTAACCTTAAGCTCCCAAGATCAAATAAGTAACTCTCCCTGCTGACTGTCATTCTGATCATTAAATGCTGTGGTTTGACCTTTGCTAAAGATAAAAGGAGAATATGTTGTCTAGGGAAATCATGAACCCAGTGGAGTAAGAGCACTGAACAGCACAATTATAAGTCTAGAATGTACTACTGGTCCTTTAAAATACTCTCCAGCCTCCCAGTGAATGATACTCCACTCTAAACCAGATCCTGCTTATCTATATTCCCTCTCCTATCCTCCCTGGCTGCAAATATCATCACACAGCCCCAAAGACCTCTGGGGTGGGCCGGGAAGAAAATTATATTGCTTGCCAATGAACAAATTCAGACAAAGCTGAGGGAGGCTGATGGTTTAGTTTGACAGTGATTACATAGATGCAGTACCACCGGTTTAAACAAGTTCACGTACTTCGGTCACGTAAAAGCCTTATGGGAAGCACGCGATGGAAAATCAACCGCGTATTACCTTGGAGGTCACAACTTGCCGGATGAAAATGATTTCTTATAAAGGGAACTTAGAATTAAATATAGGGAGGATTTCTCCTTCAGATTTATCTACTGTACTTACCATTACGTTCTTTTAGTCCGTGGAAACAAAGAGAAGAACATCTTGGTGCTGATAACGATAACAaacctatttttaaaaaatcagctGCGGTCGAGAACATCTTAGAAGTTTGCATCAAATTGGTCTTTCCACCGATATTGTTAATATTAGTTACACAGTGACAGGAacgaaataaattgaaatagctggCTAGAAAAACCTGATTGCTTTTGAACATATTTAAAGATGTAGTTTCTAAAAATCTCCACTGTTGAATTATTTAATGTTTTGGCGGCGTCCTTCTTGAACGACTGAAATAACTCTTACATACTGTGAAACATCTCATGTGATGCTTCCGCTGATCAGATGTTCTGACGGCTTCGCTCGTTTGCGTTTGCAAAATAATGTAAGATTTGGTTAGACCACAAAGTAGCCctttgtacatttttcaaattttgaaggCCTTTTTGTCCAAACATCGATAACTGTAATACCGACGACGACAGTAAAAAGAAGGACTAAAGTAAAAGTATACTCTTTTTCTCAATACAGTGTACAAATAAGTATTCTAGGATATATCAAATACCATGAAACTGAAAATACTGAGAAAACTGATTTGTAtcaatttattatatttttgtgGAAGGGTAAGGTTGAAAAGGTTTTAGGACAAActgtcttttcattttttttttcttttttggttttacaactCAATCAGCCATTAATATCTGATTGGTAATTACTAAATAACACAAGTTAACAAATAGAAATATGCagaatacatatatatatatatatattttatcctacattttcatacatttataaatatatatatatatataaatgtgggggtagagtctaccttggcataaagtgctcaatgctgtggtagcagagctgagtataaataagtgaaagaatcaaagaggacgcatcgattctctgttactctgagtttcatGCCTTATcgcttgtcagacagaacttttctgtcTTAAACAACGTTACACacaacacaaactttcttttcgaagcagaaactattcaa
This region of Pocillopora verrucosa isolate sample1 chromosome 3, ASM3666991v2, whole genome shotgun sequence genomic DNA includes:
- the LOC131775426 gene encoding mitochondrial calcium uniporter regulator 1-like; protein product: MFKSNQVFLASYFNLFRSCHCVTNINNIGGKTNLMQTSKMFSTAADFLKIGLLSLSAPRCSSLCFHGLKERNGKGCWKRSSSNSSYITPSGVSFHFDTHRLVRRLQENGFTEAQAESLTTSLVDIITSSVLSVTNSTVSKIDQERLEVKFKGLVDSVRNEMFLLEQGKFARIQEENQKLRDEVKSLKGILQDEVAKLRGGMALDFSLEKSRIKEELAQRDQKIKDTENRIETEVAKLGTQLESQKLDLIKYIVGSLLSCVTLFLAVWRFVKT